The window ATGTTGTTGCAGTAAGAGAGAAATCTAAATCATTAGAAGCAATAACCGAAAGTTTAAGAGGCAAAGGAACAACCAGATTCAGTTGGTTGGAATGGGACAATACGTCCCTAAGTGGTAAGTTTGTAAGTGTTCCCTTAAGAGAAGATATTCCTGAGAACATCAAAGAACAACTTATCGTTGAATTGTACTCTAAGTAATCATTTACATTCCTATAAAAAGAATAAAAGATATGTCCATATTAGCATTTCAAATGCCAGAGAAAGTGGTAATGGAAAAAGCAGACGATTTTCACGGACTGTTTACCTTTAAGCCACTTGAAAAAGGGTACGGGGTTACCATCGGAAATGCCCTCAGAAGGATTCTTTTGTCTTCACTGGAAGGATATGCTATTACAGCCGTTAAATTACCCGGTGTAGTGCATGAATTTTCCAGTATTGAGGGAGTGGTTGAAGACGTTACAGATATTATCCTTAACCTTAAGCAGGTTAGATTTAAAAAGATCCATGATGCCATTGATAATAAAATTACAGTGGAAGTCAAAAATCAGGATGTTTTTACAGCAGGTGATATTGCCAAATACACAACCTCTTTTGAAGTTTTGAATCCTGATTTGGTCATATGTCACTTGGATAAATCAAAGAGTCTCGAAATAGAACTTACAATCGATAAAGGCAGAGGATATCTTCCCGCAGAAGAGTCCAAGCCTAAAGAACAGATTTATGGTACTATTTCAGTTGATGCTGTTTTTACTCCTATTAAGAATGTAAAATACAGAATCGAAAATACCAGGGTAGAGCAAAAGACTGACTATGAACAATTAATCATGGAAGTTAGCACTGATGGATCGATACATCCTGAAAAAGCCCTACAAGAATCTGCCAAGATATTGATTCAACACTTCATGTTGTTTTCTGATCAAACAATGGTTATTGATGCTCCGGGAAGTGGTGCAATCGAACCAATTGATGAGGAATACCTTCACATGAGGAAATTGCTTAAAACTTCTTTGAGCGATTTGGATCTTTCTGTCAGAGCTTACAATTGTTTGAAAGCTGCTGACGTGAAAAGTCTGGGAGATCTTGCCAAACTTGAAATTTCTGACATGATGAAATTCAGGAACTTTGGTAAGAAATCTTTGGCAGAATTGGAACAACTAATCCAGGAAAAAGGCTTGACCTTCGGTATGGATCTGTCTAAGTATAAACTTGATGAAGAATAATTAAAAATGAGACACGGTAAGAAATTTAACCATTTGGGTAGAACCGCCTCACATAGAAAGGCCATGCTTTCGAATATGGCCAAGTCTCTTTTGGAACACAAGCGTATCAGTACCACCCTTGCCAAAGCCAAAGAGTTGAGGAAATATATCGAACCTTTGATTACTAAAGCCAAAGAAGATACTACCCACAATAGAAGGATAACATTTAGCTATCTTAGAAATAAGGAAGCTATTAAACTTCTTTTTGGAGAAGTAGTAGAAAAAGTTGGTAACCGTCCTGGTGGATATACAAGGATTATTAAAACAGGTTATAGATTGGGTGATAATGCTGAAATGTGTATCATCGAATTGGTTGATTTCAACGAATTAATGTTGAAAGAAGACAAACCTGTTAAGAAAGCTAGTAGAAGAAGTAGAAGAGGTTCCGGTAAAGGAACATCAGAAGCTGCTCCTACAACTGAAGCTAAGGATAGTCCTGAAGCTGAAAAGGCGCCTGAAGCAGATGCTTCTGCGGATGTTTCAGATGATAAGACTGAAAATAAGGATGAAGATAAAAAAGCAGAGTAATCTAATCTATGCTATTCTTTCTTTAATATTTAATAGGGATTGGACTTTTTGTTCAGTCCCTTTTTTTATATCCTTTTCGCCGAAAGCTTTCTACAAATTAGAAAATTCTTAAATTTGCATAGCAAAATTTGATATGAAAAAGAAAAAAGCAATACTTCTTTTAGCTGATGGTACTGTATTTACTGGAAGCCTTGTTGGGAGCCATGGCACCAATGGAGGTGAAATCTGTTTCAATACAGGGATGACCGGCTATCAAGAGATTTATACTGACCCATCCTATACAGGGCAAATTATTGTCAATACCACACCCCATATTGGAAATTACGGTGTGATTGATGAAGAAGCAGAATCCGATGCACCTTTGATCGCTGGAATTGTTGTCAATGACTTTTCTAATGTATACAGTAGGTTGGATGCAAAATCTTCTCTTCAGGAATACCTTGAAAATCATAACATTACCGGTATTGCCGATGTAGATACACGAAAATTGGTAAGACATATTCGGTCCAAAGGAGCAATGAATGCCATCATTAGCTCTGAATATGAAGATGTAGAAAGTCTTAAGGCCGAATTGGAAAAGGTTCCGGATATGAATGGGCTTGAACTATCTTCCACTGTTTCTACCAAAAGTCCCTACTTTGTAGGGGATCCTGATTCCTCCATCAAAATCGCTTGTGTAGATTATGGCATCAAACGTAATATTTTACGTTGCTTAGTAGAAAGAGGAATTTACTGTCAGGTTTATCCTGCCAAAACCAGCTTTCAGGAAATGGAACAATGGAATCCGGATGCTTATTTCCTTTCCAATGGACCCGGAGATCCTGCAGTTATGGAATACGCTGTTGATACCACCAAAGAAATTCTAGCTTTGGGCAAACCACTTTTCGGTATTTGCCTTGGCCATCAAATTCTGGCAAGAGCTTGTGGTGTAGGTACTTATAAAATGCATCATGGCCACCGTGGCCTCAATCATCCAATCAAAAATATTTTGACCGGGAAAAGCGAAATTACCTCTCAAAATCATGGATTTGTGGTGAATAAAGATGATATTGAAAACAATAAAGAATTGGAAATCACCCATTACCACTTAAATGATGGTACGGTTGCAGGTATTAAACTAAAAAATAAACCCGCATTTTCCGTTCAATATCACCCTGAGAGTTCTCCGGGCCCCCATGATTCAAGGTATTTATTTGATCAATTTATTTCACAAATTCAGAAATAATTCATTAACCTTTATATTGATATGACATTAATTCAATCGATCCACGCAAGACAAATTTTAGACTCCCGTGGTAACCCTACTGTAGAAGTAGATGTTTTTACTGAAACCGGTGCCTTTGGTAGGGCAGCTGTTCCTAGTGGCGCTTCAACCGGTGTTCACGAAGCTGTTGAGCTAAGAGACAATGACAAAGATGTTTATATGGGCAAAGGTGTGCTAAAAGCCGTTGCTAATGTAAATGATGTTATCGCTCCTGAACTTATCGGTTTTGATATTTTTGAGCAAAACCAAATTGACGAAATCATGTTGAGCCTAGATGGTACCAACAATAAGTCAAAGCTTGGAGCTAACGCAATATTGGGTGTTTCCCTAGCAGTAGCTAAGGCTGCAGCCATGGAGTCCGGACAGCCTCTTTACAGGTATATTGGTGGAGTGAATGCAAATACACTTCCTGTGCCAATGATGAACATCTTAAATGGAGGTTCACACGCTGATAATGCCATCGATTTTCAAGAATTTATGGTTATGCCTGCAGGTGCTTCTTCTTTCTCTGAGTCTTTGAGAATGGGTACTCAGATTTTTCATAACCTAAAAGCTGTCTTGAAAGCAAAAGGTTTAAGTACAAACGTTGGCGATGAGGGTGGATTTGCTCCTAAC of the Cyclobacterium marinum DSM 745 genome contains:
- the carA gene encoding glutamine-hydrolyzing carbamoyl-phosphate synthase small subunit — translated: MKKKKAILLLADGTVFTGSLVGSHGTNGGEICFNTGMTGYQEIYTDPSYTGQIIVNTTPHIGNYGVIDEEAESDAPLIAGIVVNDFSNVYSRLDAKSSLQEYLENHNITGIADVDTRKLVRHIRSKGAMNAIISSEYEDVESLKAELEKVPDMNGLELSSTVSTKSPYFVGDPDSSIKIACVDYGIKRNILRCLVERGIYCQVYPAKTSFQEMEQWNPDAYFLSNGPGDPAVMEYAVDTTKEILALGKPLFGICLGHQILARACGVGTYKMHHGHRGLNHPIKNILTGKSEITSQNHGFVVNKDDIENNKELEITHYHLNDGTVAGIKLKNKPAFSVQYHPESSPGPHDSRYLFDQFISQIQK
- a CDS encoding DNA-directed RNA polymerase subunit alpha; this encodes MSILAFQMPEKVVMEKADDFHGLFTFKPLEKGYGVTIGNALRRILLSSLEGYAITAVKLPGVVHEFSSIEGVVEDVTDIILNLKQVRFKKIHDAIDNKITVEVKNQDVFTAGDIAKYTTSFEVLNPDLVICHLDKSKSLEIELTIDKGRGYLPAEESKPKEQIYGTISVDAVFTPIKNVKYRIENTRVEQKTDYEQLIMEVSTDGSIHPEKALQESAKILIQHFMLFSDQTMVIDAPGSGAIEPIDEEYLHMRKLLKTSLSDLDLSVRAYNCLKAADVKSLGDLAKLEISDMMKFRNFGKKSLAELEQLIQEKGLTFGMDLSKYKLDEE
- the rplQ gene encoding 50S ribosomal protein L17, with the translated sequence MRHGKKFNHLGRTASHRKAMLSNMAKSLLEHKRISTTLAKAKELRKYIEPLITKAKEDTTHNRRITFSYLRNKEAIKLLFGEVVEKVGNRPGGYTRIIKTGYRLGDNAEMCIIELVDFNELMLKEDKPVKKASRRSRRGSGKGTSEAAPTTEAKDSPEAEKAPEADASADVSDDKTENKDEDKKAE